In Rhodobacter xanthinilyticus, a single window of DNA contains:
- the purM gene encoding phosphoribosylformylglycinamidine cyclo-ligase → MTTEKNGLTYADAGVDIDAGNALVERIKPAAKRTNRPGTMSGLGGFGALFDLKAAGYSDPILVAATDGVGTKLRIAIDTGNVDTIGIDLVAMCVNDLVCQGAEPLLFLDYFATGKLDVEQATRIIEGIAEGCAQSGAALIGGETAEMPGMYAKDDFDLAGFAVGAMERGADLPAGVVAGDVLLGLGSNGVHSNGYSFVRKVVELSGLGWDADCPFAAGSLGAELLAPTRLYVKQALKAVRAGGVHALAHITGGGLTENLPRVLPEGLGAQIDLSAWALPPVFRWLAETANMAEPELLKTFNCGIGMICVVAAERADELKALLEAEGETVTRIGHVVAGEGVAYAGHLL, encoded by the coding sequence ATGACCACCGAGAAGAACGGGCTGACCTATGCCGATGCGGGCGTCGATATCGATGCGGGCAATGCTTTGGTCGAGCGGATCAAACCGGCGGCCAAACGCACCAATCGCCCGGGCACGATGTCGGGCCTCGGTGGCTTCGGCGCGCTCTTTGACCTGAAGGCCGCGGGCTATTCCGACCCGATCCTCGTCGCCGCGACCGATGGCGTCGGCACCAAGCTGCGCATCGCCATCGACACCGGCAACGTCGACACGATCGGCATCGACCTCGTTGCGATGTGCGTCAACGATCTCGTCTGCCAGGGCGCCGAGCCCTTGCTTTTCCTAGATTATTTCGCGACCGGCAAACTCGATGTCGAGCAGGCCACCCGGATCATCGAAGGCATCGCCGAGGGCTGCGCGCAATCGGGCGCGGCGCTGATCGGGGGCGAGACCGCCGAGATGCCGGGCATGTATGCCAAGGATGATTTCGATCTGGCGGGCTTTGCGGTCGGCGCGATGGAGCGCGGCGCCGATCTGCCGGCGGGTGTGGTGGCGGGCGATGTGCTGCTCGGGCTCGGCTCGAACGGGGTGCATTCGAACGGCTACAGCTTCGTGCGCAAGGTGGTCGAGCTCTCGGGGCTGGGCTGGGATGCCGATTGCCCCTTCGCGGCGGGCTCGCTCGGCGCCGAGCTGCTCGCGCCGACCCGGCTTTACGTCAAACAGGCGCTCAAGGCGGTGCGCGCGGGCGGTGTCCATGCGCTCGCCCATATCACCGGCGGCGGGCTGACCGAGAACCTGCCGCGTGTGCTCCCCGAGGGCCTGGGCGCGCAGATCGACCTTTCCGCTTGGGCGCTGCCGCCGGTGTTCCGCTGGCTGGCCGAGACCGCCAACATGGCCGAGCCGGAGCTCCTGAAGACCTTCAACTGCGGCATCGGCATGATCTGCGTCGTGGCCGCCGAACGCGCCGACGAGCTCAAGGCGCTCCTTGAGGCCGAGGGCGAGACCGTCACCCGCATCGGCCATGTCGTTGCGGGCGAGGGCGTGGCCTACGCGGGCCACCTGCTCTGA